The Grimontia kaedaensis genome has a window encoding:
- a CDS encoding DsbA family protein: MSIPIPHRPSGFLLGDPAASVTIDVFVDIQCPHSRAIWPNLMAVMAHYKGQSVSLKTHLITLSNHRQAWDMSLGLFALAEGDAEKFYRFATFLYERQDTFYNGQFLHKTHEDLRNLVADYAVEHGNVDREAFIERMDSSDVYVQGRTPIRYAATRSVWATPTVFINNAGLVPVDHNSSLDDWQATIDPLLK; this comes from the coding sequence ATGAGCATACCCATTCCCCACCGCCCGAGCGGCTTTCTACTTGGTGACCCAGCCGCATCCGTCACCATTGATGTTTTCGTCGACATTCAATGCCCACATTCACGCGCTATCTGGCCAAACCTGATGGCGGTAATGGCGCATTACAAAGGTCAGTCCGTGAGCCTGAAAACTCACCTCATTACGCTAAGCAACCACCGTCAGGCGTGGGACATGAGTTTGGGGTTATTTGCTTTGGCAGAGGGTGATGCCGAGAAGTTTTATCGCTTCGCCACCTTCTTATATGAGCGGCAGGATACGTTTTACAACGGCCAGTTTCTCCATAAGACCCACGAAGATCTGAGAAATTTGGTTGCTGATTACGCCGTGGAGCATGGCAACGTTGACCGTGAAGCTTTCATTGAGCGAATGGACAGCAGCGATGTTTACGTGCAAGGCAGAACACCGATTCGTTATGCGGCAACACGATCAGTCTGGGCAACACCCACAGTGTTTATTAACAATGCGGGTTTGGTTCCGGTCGATCACAACTCTAGCTTGGATGACTGGCAGGCAACGATTGATCCTTTGTTGAAATAG
- a CDS encoding ArsR/SmtB family transcription factor: MEPDITQTAALVADSARSKMLIALLGGKALTATELALEADISAQTASSHLAKLVEGGLLVVRKQGRHRYFQLAGYEIAELLEQLMNVTASINPIHTGPSDISLRHSRICYDHLAGEVAVQLYDSLVAQGLIEDALIEAKLTEKGKAFFISLGADIEEFERQKRPVCKACLDWSERRTHIAGSLGKWILEYLLSQGWAQQLPDSRVIEFTPKGITRFRQTFIA; encoded by the coding sequence ATGGAACCGGACATCACTCAAACCGCCGCGCTTGTTGCCGATAGCGCCCGATCTAAAATGCTCATTGCACTGCTTGGCGGTAAAGCGTTGACCGCAACTGAACTGGCGTTGGAAGCCGATATTTCCGCGCAAACCGCCAGTAGCCACTTAGCAAAGTTGGTCGAGGGTGGTTTGCTGGTAGTGCGAAAACAAGGTCGCCATCGATACTTCCAACTTGCTGGTTATGAAATCGCAGAACTGCTCGAACAACTGATGAACGTAACCGCTTCTATCAACCCTATTCACACTGGCCCTAGCGATATATCACTTCGTCATTCGCGTATATGTTATGACCACCTGGCCGGTGAAGTTGCCGTTCAACTCTATGATTCTCTGGTGGCGCAAGGTTTGATTGAAGATGCGTTAATTGAAGCGAAGCTAACGGAAAAAGGGAAAGCCTTTTTTATTAGCTTGGGTGCTGACATCGAGGAGTTTGAAAGACAAAAGCGTCCTGTTTGCAAAGCCTGTCTGGATTGGAGTGAAAGGCGAACACACATAGCGGGGAGCCTTGGAAAGTGGATATTGGAATACTTACTTAGCCAGGGTTGGGCGCAGCAATTACCGGACTCAAGAGTTATCGAATTTACGCCTAAAGGTATCACCCGTTTCAGACAAACTTTTATTGCATAA
- a CDS encoding NIPSNAP family protein — translation MITCFIEYRIDPFKHSQFEKYAKNWGKIIPECGGDLLGYFMPHEGTNDVAYGLISFPDLASYETYRERLRTDEPGKRNFLFANKEQFIAAEKRSFLRVVDATYKQGARVAK, via the coding sequence ATGATCACCTGTTTTATTGAATACCGTATCGACCCGTTCAAACATAGTCAGTTTGAAAAATATGCCAAGAACTGGGGAAAGATCATTCCTGAGTGTGGAGGCGATTTACTGGGCTATTTCATGCCCCATGAAGGCACTAACGATGTAGCCTATGGCCTGATTTCGTTTCCAGATTTAGCATCGTATGAAACCTACCGCGAGCGGCTTAGAACGGATGAGCCGGGGAAGCGGAATTTTCTGTTCGCCAACAAAGAGCAGTTTATTGCAGCTGAAAAACGCTCATTCCTAAGAGTGGTGGATGCAACCTACAAGCAAGGAGCGAGGGTAGCAAAATGA
- a CDS encoding antibiotic biosynthesis monooxygenase family protein gives MIAVIFEVEPHTEHKSTYLDIAAVLREELMEVEGFISVERFQSLTNEERMLSLSFWESEEAIAHWRNNLRHQLAQQKGKESLFKNYRIRVANVVRDYGLDAQQGEER, from the coding sequence ATGATCGCCGTTATCTTTGAAGTGGAACCCCATACGGAGCACAAAAGCACGTATCTTGATATAGCTGCCGTACTCCGTGAGGAACTGATGGAGGTGGAAGGGTTTATCTCAGTAGAGCGCTTTCAGAGTTTGACTAATGAGGAGCGTATGTTGTCGCTGTCTTTCTGGGAAAGTGAAGAGGCGATCGCTCATTGGCGGAATAACCTTCGTCATCAACTGGCGCAGCAAAAAGGAAAAGAAAGCTTGTTTAAAAACTATCGTATTCGCGTTGCAAACGTGGTGAGAGATTACGGGTTGGATGCCCAGCAAGGAGAAGAACGATGA
- a CDS encoding YciI family protein: MRVVAIFTDTPEMLEHRKQHSQAHFDFLRANQSEILVGGGLRDEDGGAYVGGLWVMEVENMTRAKAIIEQDPYYVPEFRSYQLKVWGKAFDEDVII; the protein is encoded by the coding sequence ATGAGAGTGGTTGCGATTTTTACTGATACCCCAGAAATGCTCGAACACCGTAAACAGCACAGTCAGGCACACTTTGATTTTTTGCGTGCTAACCAATCAGAGATTCTAGTTGGGGGCGGGCTAAGAGATGAAGACGGGGGCGCGTATGTGGGTGGTCTCTGGGTTATGGAAGTGGAAAATATGACTCGCGCAAAGGCGATTATCGAACAAGACCCTTATTACGTACCTGAGTTTCGTAGCTACCAATTAAAAGTTTGGGGTAAAGCGTTTGATGAAGACGTAATTATATGA